A DNA window from Pyrus communis chromosome 3, drPyrComm1.1, whole genome shotgun sequence contains the following coding sequences:
- the LOC137729987 gene encoding protein SMALL AUXIN UP-REGULATED RNA 12-like, with the protein MGIRKPNKLAQTAVLKQILKRCSSLGKKHGYDEDGLPIDVPKGHFPVYVGENRTRYIVPISFLTHPQFQCLLRQAEEEFGFDHDMGLTIPCEEEVFRSLTSMLK; encoded by the coding sequence aTGGGCATCAGAAAACCAAACAAACTGGCTCAAACCGCAGTGCTCAAGCAAATCCTGAAAAGATGCTCGAGCTTGGGAAAGAAACATGGCTACGACGAAGATGGTCTTCCCATTGATGTCCCAAAAGGCCATTTCCCAGTTTACGTTGGCGAGAACAGAACAAGGTACATTGTTCCCATCTCGTTCTTGACACATCCTCAGTTCCAATGCCTCCTCCGCCAAGCCGAAGAGGAATTTGGCTTCGATCACGACATGGGCCTCACCATCCCCTGCGAAGAAGAAGTTTTTCGATCCCTAACGTCGATGCTCAAATGA